AATGGTTCTCATAGCTTTGGCCTCCGCCCACTTAGTCATATAATCTATTGCTACCAGAACGTAACGGAGATCCCCTTTTGTCGAGGGAAAGGGCCCATGATGTCAATTCCCCAGACAGCGAATGGGATCGGGGAGAGAACGGACCCAGGGAGGCTTGAACCTTGTTTTGGTACGTTGCTGAACTTCTGGCACTTGCTGCATTTCTTGTCATAGGCGACTGAATCAGCATGGATTGTTGGCCAATAATAGCCTTGTCTGATGACCTTGTAGGCTAGAGCTTTAGCGGCTAGATGATCCCCACAGATCCCCTCATGAACCTCCCGGAGAC
The sequence above is drawn from the Apium graveolens cultivar Ventura chromosome 2, ASM990537v1, whole genome shotgun sequence genome and encodes:
- the LOC141686335 gene encoding uncharacterized protein LOC141686335: MTPYITYLKDGTLPEDQNKTRYLKYKAARFFLEDNQLYRRTFSALTLKCVDPEEADYCLREVHEGICGDHLAAKALAYKVIRQGYYWPTIHADSVAYDKKCSKCQKFSNVPKQGSSLPGSVLSPIPFAVWGIDIMGPFPRQKGISVTFW